In Corylus avellana chromosome ca2, CavTom2PMs-1.0, the following proteins share a genomic window:
- the LOC132170444 gene encoding uncharacterized protein LOC132170444: MMAAADMAGKPEAENPCCRAWKEKYSKLEQKRFALRQAVNILTPQIDAIQAENANLKKEYEEEQARADTEKEGRLKESIARVSLENEISALKSEIASLQKKARTSSLDRDQEVRLLQDRVSEREKEINHLKELLEMEKKRADTKRKDDEKYRLQLEVLKKEADEAKSKLAAETLNLEQANKKLEAEKRKAIKERKHADSEMAKAEQQRKLAEANGKKVVEEKCRAENLLQQLEESRQRLEALQKEIHKVWSSRNLAPPVGQDDNKLSPESMKTENRLQVDEPKLALDLLKESNKNFEVEKQNAIREKKRAESERVKAEEQKKLTEVNWKKAMEEKLRADQLSQQLQEARRTIEELQKKMHELMSSRKFVEGSAVSPIKAITSENANLKFLKKQLKLEKMQVKQAKQVAKLEKSRNRILQQELGCLKLEFDQFARRLDLLNKSFSPSSEGIDDLEKIAYMQRLNMKKKKHFRLEPSWAHLQSDNEVVRPSCIATDASGPFRQSLQHSVPLLPTPGGNFAESISGINYKLECPLGCSNWKMIQTSAINSSTASFSDGQLMGSQERGAFSVTTSAKLAKDNLNAEPTISNLSGEVTKLRCSEKSAEVAENNVKISDSDDIGRVCEHIRKRKRVLDSVESIEYLYSKGRKLHMQIEEKLSFLHSMLGRQLDNSLEEGRCLASNLQCVPHAKLDGLHKKRKVSHEDVIAKHFCDVDELKNTENVETEVHEDASNLETMGSFEEVADGDYMKLLDLDNADEERYRMALKMPLSPTLPNINFHGDEIVDVNNSEALLEKGANEGLSTDKESLLPTQSFGVIDFEINSNKLKHNVLGTSHNLLLHKNVGPACSFAVNGNGCSTPEAEKTSSHQIWDSGLVVGMSNVPISRDEEVKFPFESELGSTHDIIPAYCVVFPNMRDCSIISRILGAAKTCIARCCLLSQTEWVVPKILLALKMEQNLLLMEKVCVFFTLLLLNLSLAAPRKFGKYLNSDSILCMDSFSRHMRAAMSDLETRSMFEDFGFLDELLSLIEEFLIDGRVMVYNKTSSETVIGGDSRIDFVLDGVNIMLLYEFASTDQLVAGSIILASICAAVDQIGIICEASYNIFRRHASDSSLVLTIIHVFAYLGGQKFFSLRNYALMMTVLKSLVLLLEGVNLSGDAASCPSFVSQVQSQFHPCTKCPFSEGAVSVDTATSLLIELLQNCAALGTTNIDVIKSCNSLNSRVLYDNFKSEQGLSHEGVHYVSVMNCDASCSLDKYDIPTTQSDSIVDVTLCRLSDILSLVELLACSMSWDWTSIKMVPQLLKILESCVLENFAAAIIVLLGQLGRLGVDAGGYEDKGVENLRCNLSVFLSRDATRKTGLPIQIATVTALLGLLPLDFETLVQRNVKIQATASHSVLADSVTKWFSLLSKEQQDLSLKLLQTAGAKKK, encoded by the exons ATGATGGCGGCGGCGGATATGGCCGGAAAGCCTGAGGCGGAGAATCCCTGCTGTAGAGCG TGGAAGGAGAAATACTCGAAGCTAGAACAGAAGCGGTTTGCACTACGGCAAGCCGTCAACATCCTTACACCACAAATCGATGCGATTCAAGCTGAGAATGCCAATCTCAAGAAAG AATATGAGGAGGAGCAGGCACGAGCGGACACTGAGAAAGAAGGGAGACTGAAAGAATCGATAGCTAGAGTATCTTTGGAAAACGAAATCTCCGCCTTGAAGTCTGAGATCGCTTCATTACAGAAGAAAGCAAGAACAAGTTCTCTAGATAGAGATCAGGAAGTGAGGCTTCTTCAAGATCGTGTTTctgaaagggaaaaagaaatcaATCACCTTAAGGAACTTCTTGAGATGGAGAAAAAAAGGGCAGATACCAAGAGGAAGGATGATGAGAAGTATAGGCTTCAGCTGGAGGTATTGAAGAAAGAAGCTGATGAAGCAAAATCAAAGTTGGCTGCTGAGACATTAAATTTagaacaagcaaacaaaaaactTGAAGCAGAAAAAAGGAAGGCTATTAAAGAGAGAAAGCATGCAGATTCGGAGATGGCTAAAGCAGAGCAGCAGAGGAAGCTTGCTGAAGCTAATGGAAAgaaggtcgttgaagaaaagtGTCGTGCTGAAAACTTGTTGCAACAGTTGGAAGAGAGTAGACAAAGGTTAGAGGCTTTACAAAAGGAGATACATAAAGTTTGGTCCTCAAGAAATTTGGCTCCTCCAGTTGGCCAAGATGATAATAAGTTGAGTCCTGAGTCTATGAAAACGGAAAATAGGCTTCAAGTGGATGAACCAAAATTGGCTTTGGATCTCTTGAAAGAGTCCAACAAAAACTTTGAGGTTGAAAAACAGAATGCAATTAGGGAGAAAAAACGTGCAGAGTCAGAGAGGGTGAAAGCAGAAGAGCAGAAAAAGCTTACGGAAGTGAATTGGAAGAAGGCCATGGAAGAAAAATTGCGTGCTGATCAGTTGTCTCAGCAGTTACAAGAAGCTAGAAGAACGATTGAGGAATTGCAGAAGAAGATGCATGAACTTATGTCCTCTAGAAAGTTTGTTGAGGGATCTGCTGTATCACCTATCAAAGCCATCACTTCTGAAAATGCGAACCTGAAATTTTTGAAGAAACAACTAAAGCTTGAGAAAATGCAAGTAAAGCAAGCCAAACAAGTGGCTAAGTTGGAAAAAAGTCGTAATCGTATCCTACAACAAGAACTTGGTTGCTTGAAGCTGGAGTTTGATCAGTTTGCACGTCGCCTAGATTTACTGAATAAGTCATTCTCGCCCAGTTCTGAAGGTATAGATGACCTTGAAAAG ATTGCATATATGCAGAGGTTaaacatgaagaagaagaagcactTTAGATTGGAACCATCTTGGGCACACCTTCAAAGTGACAATGAAGTTGTGAGGCCTAGCTGCATAGCTACGGATGCCTCTGGTCCTTTCAGGCAAAGTCTACAACATTCTGTACCATTGCTACCTACACCTGGAGGGAATTTTGCTGAATCCATTTCAGGTATTAATTATAAATTGGAGTGTCCACTTGGATGCTCTAACTGGAAAATGATACAGACTTCTGCAATAAATTCTAGTACGGCATCTTTTTCTGATGGACAGTTGATGGGCTCACAGGAAAGGGGTGCTTTTTCTGTAACAACATCTGCGAAATTGGCCAAAGATAACTTGAATGCAGAACCAACAATATCCAACTTGTCTGGTGAAGTTACTAAATTGAGGTGCAGTGAAAAATCTGCTGAGGTGGCTGAAAATAATGTCAAAATATCTGATAGCGACGACATTGGAAGAGTTTGTGAGCATATTAGGAAGAGAAAGAGGGTACTTGATTCTGTTGAATCCATTGAATATTTGTATTCCAAGGGTAGGAAGTTGCATATGCAGATAGAAGAGAAGCTATCATTTTTGCATAGTATGTTAGGCAGACAACTAGACAACTCCTTGGAAGAAGGAAGATGTCTGGCTTCTAATCTGCAATGCGTTCCACATGCTAAGCTTGACGGATTGCACAAGAAGAGGAAGGTATCTCATGAAGATGTAATTGCAAAGCATTTTTGTGATGTTGATGAGCTAAAGAACACTGAAAACGTTGAAACTGAAGTCCATGAGGATGCAAGTAATCTTGAAACTATGGGAAGTTTTGAGGAGGTGGCTGATGGTGACTATATGAAGCTGCTGGACTTGGATAATGCTGATGAGGAAAGGTACAGGATGGCATTGAAAATGCCCCTCTCACCAACTCTTCCTAATATTAACTTTCACGGCGATGAAATCGTTGATGTGAATAATTCTGAAGCTTTACTAGAGAAAGGGGCCAATGAAGGATTGTCAACTGATAAAGAAAGTCTGTTGCCTACACAAAGCTTTGGTGTCATTGACTTTGAGATTAATTCCAATAAGCTAAAACATAATGTTCTAGGAACTTCCCATAATCTATTACTGCATAAGAATGTTGGCCCTGCCTGTTCCTTTGCTGTCAATGGGAATGGTTGCAGTACTCCAGAGGCAGAAAAAACTAGTTCTCACCAGATCTGGGACTCTGGTCTGGTGGTGGGCATGTCAAATGTGCCTATATCAAGAGATGAGGAAGTTAAGTTTCCATTTGAAAGTGAACTTGGATCCACACATGACATTATTCCTGCATATTGTGTTGTGTTTCCTAATATGAGGGATTGTAGCATCATTTCTAGGATACTTGGTGCTGCGAAAACATGTATAGCTCGGTGCTGTTTGCTTTCTCAAACAGAGTGGGTGGTGCCAAAGATTCTGCTTGCTCTTAAGATGGAACAAAATCTTTTACTCAT GGAAAAGGTCTGTGTTTTCTTTACATTGTTGCTGCTCAATCTGTCCCTGGCTGCTCCTAGGAAGTTTGGGAAATATTTGAATAGTGATTCCATACTCTGCATGGATTCTTTCTCTCGGCACATGCGTGCAG CGATGTCTGATTTGGAGACAAGAAGCATGTTTGAAGATTTCGGTTTTTTGGATGAGCTACTCAGTCTGATTGAGGAATTCCTTATAGATGGAAGAGTTATGGTTTATAATAAGACATCTTCTGAGACAGTTATAGGGGGTGATTCAAGAATTGATTTCGTCCTGGATGGTGTAAATATAATGTTGTTGTATGAATTTGCTTCTACTGATCAGTTGGTGGCTGGGAGCATTATATTAGCATCAATATGTGCAGCTGTTGACCAAATTGGTATTATTTGTGAGGCATCCTATAACATCTTCCGGAGGCATGCCAGTGATTCTTCATTGGTGCTAACTATCATTCATGTTTTTGCTTATCTGGGTGGTCAGAAGTTTTTCAGCCTCAGAAATTATGCTTTGATGATGACTGTCTTGAAATCATTAGTATTATTACTTGAGGGAGTAAATTTATCAGGTGATGCTGCTTCTTGTCCTTCATTTGTAAGCCAGGTTCAAAGTCAGTTCCATCCATGCACCAAATGCCCATTTTCAGAGGGTGCTGTTTCTGTAGATACTGCAACATCATTGCTCATAGAATTGCTCCAGAATTGCGCTGCATTGGGAACCACAAATATTGATGTGATTAAATCATGTAATTCATTGAATTCCAGAGTTCTTTATGACAACTTTAAATCTGAACAAGGCTTGAGCCATGAAGGGGTCCATTATGTCTCTGTCATGAATTGTGATGCCTCCTGTTCTTTGGACAAGTATGATATACCCACTACTCAATCAGACTCCATTGTTGATGTGACTCTCTGCCGCCTTAGTGATATTTTGTCATTGGTGGAGCTGCTTGCCTGCAGCATG AGCTGGGACTGGACAAGCATCAAAATGGTCCCTCAACTGTTGAAAATTTTGGAGTCGTGTGTTTTGGAGAACTTTGCTGCTGCTATTATTGTTCTCCTTGGACAACTTGGGAG GCTTGGAGTTGATGCTGGCGGATATGAAGATAAAGGAGTTGAAAACTTGAGGTGTAATTTGTCTGTTTTTCTTAGTCGCGATGCCACCAGAAAAACAGGTCTTCCCATTCAAATTGCCACTGTTACTGCTCTGCTTGGGCTTCTTCCTCTTGATTTTGAAACACTAGTTCAGAGAAATGTGAAGATTCAGGCAACTGCAAGTCACTCTGTTCTTGCCGATTCTGTGACAAAGTGGTTTTCTTTGCTGAGCAAGGAGCAACAGGACTTGTcactaaagctcttacaaacagctGGTGCGAAAAAGAAATAG